The Microbacterium sp. SORGH_AS_0862 region TGTCGCCGACTTGATCGTCCCCTGGAAGGCAGGACCCGCCTCGGTGACGCCCAGGTGCAGGGGCCAGTCGCCCCGCTCGGCGAGCAGACGGTACGCCTTCACCATCACCACCGGGTCGTTGTGCTTGACCGAGATCTTGAAGTCGTGGAAGTCGTGCTCCTCGAACAGCGACGCCTCCCAGACCGCGCTCTCCATGAGCGCCTCGGGAGTCGCCTTGCCGTACTTCTCCAGCAGACGCTTATCGAGCGAGCCCGCGTTGACGCCGATGCGCAGAGACACGCCCGCGGCCGATGCGGCCTTGGCGATCTCGCCCACCTTGTCGTCGAACTGGCGGATGTTGCCCGGGTTCACCCGGACCGCGGCGCAGCCGGCATCGATCGCCTGAAACACGTACTTCGGCTGGAAGTGGATGTCTGCGATGACGGGGATCTGGCTCTTCTTGGCGATGATGTGCAGCACATCGGCGTCATCCTGGCTGGGAACGGCCACACGCACGATCTCACACCCGGATGCGGTCAACTCAGCGATCTGCTGCAGCGTCGCGTTGATGTCGGTGGTCTTGGTCGTCGTCATCGACTGCACGCTGATGGGCGCATCCCCACCGACGAGCACCTTGCCGACGCGGATCTGGCGGCTCTTGCGGCGCGGGGCGAGGATTTCCGGGACGCGCGGCATCCCGAGGTTCACGGCTGGCACCCGATCAGCCTACGCGCCCGCTGCTGTGTGGGGACCGAGGCTTGCGCCCGCGTCGGCCCGCCATCGCCGAGGGGCCATGGGCGGATGTGGTACTTTCTCGCCATGCACACGAACCGCACCTGGTGGCACACCGCGTAGGCGGTGTGCGTGTGCGACACGGACCGCCCCCGGGCGGTCCTTCTTCATGAGGCGGCCGCTTTCTGGACGAAGGAACGACCAAGATGGACAACGCCGCCTCCCTGCTCAGCGACCTGACCGCATCCACTGCGCCGTTCGCGCTCATCGCGCGCGATGCGCACACCGTCGAGGTGCTCACCGGCGACGTCGTGGATGTCGAGCTGCTCGCCGACATTCCGCTGCACGACGCCGACGGCACTCCCCGCGAGGTGCTGGCGCTGGTGCCGTACCGGCAGGTGCGCGAGCGCGGATTCGTCTGCCACGACGACGGCGCGCCGTTGCGCTGTCTCGTCGTCACCGACCACCGCTCGCTCCCTCGCGACGAGGTGCTCGCGGCCCTTCCCACGGCCCCGATCCCCCTGGAGGACGCGGGCTTCGACATGTCGGACGAGACGTACGCGGACATCGTCCGCACCGTCATCGCCGATGAGATCGGTCGCGGCGAGGGCGCCAACTTCGTCATCCGGCGGGACTTCACCGCGTCGGTGGCGGCCGATCCGCGCGTCACCGCGCTCACCTGGTTCCGGGCACTGCTCGAGCACGAGCGCGGCGCGTACTGGACGTTCGCGGTGGTCACCGACGGTCACGTCGCGGTCGGCGCGAGCCCCGAGGCCCACGTGAGCGCCCAGGGCGGCATCGTCACGATGAACCCCATCTCCGGCACCTTCCGGCATCCCGACACCGGAGCGACGGTCGAAACGCTGGCCGAGTTCCTCGAGTCCACCAAGGAGACCGAAGAGCTCTTCATGGTCGTCGACGAGGAGCTCAAGATGATGAGCGCCGTCTGCTCGGACGGCGGACGCATCACGGGTCCGCACCTCAAGGAGATGTCGCGGCTCACCCACACCGAGTACATGCTGCGCGGCTCGTCGCGACTGGACCCTCGGACGATCCTGCGCGAGACGATGTTCGCGCCGACGGTGACCGGCTCGCCGATGCAGAACGCCTGCACCGTGATCGCGCGGCACGAGACCGAGCCGCGCGGCTACTACTCCGGTGTCGCGGCACTGTTCACCCCGACGACGGATGCGGCGGGCACCGGCCACGACCTCGACGCACCGATTCTCATCCGCACCGCCTACCTCGTCGACGGTCGCCTGCGGGTACCGGTGGGCGCCACCCTCGTACGCCACTCGGACCCGGACGGCGAGGTCGGCGAAACCCATGGAAAGGCCGCGGGCGTGCTGGGCGCGATCGGCGCCGTCCCCCGCACGCGGGTCGCAGACCCCGACGCACCCGCCGCCGCTCGCCCGCTCGCGGACGACCCGGGGATCTCCGCACTCCTCGCGTCGCGCAACGCCCGCCTCGCGGCGTTCTGGTTGAATCCGCAGAGCGGCTCCTCCGACGGCCCGTTCGCGGGTCGCACGGCGGTCGTCGTGGACGCGGAAGACCGCTTCACGACGATGCTCGCGCACCAGCTGCGACACCTCGGGCTCGAGACGACGATCGTCGACTGGAGCGTCGCGGAGACCGCCGCGCTCGATGCGGCCGACCTCGTGATCGCGGGCCCCGGCCCCGGCGACCCCCGAGACGACGACAGTGACCGCATCCGTCGGATGCGCGAGATCGTCGGCGCCCGCGTGGATGCCGGGCGGCCACTGCTCGCCGTGTGCCTGAGCCACCAGATCCTCGCGGATCGCCTCGGCATCGCGCTCGCACCGCTGGCGCGGCCGCACCAGGGTCTGCAGCTCGAGGTGGACGTCTTCGGGGAGCCCGCATCCATCGGCTTCTACAACACCTTCACCGCACGCGTCACGCCGGGCACCTCGGTCGTCGGCGAGGTCGAGGTGTCGGCCGACCTCGTGTCCGGCGACGTCTATGCGCTCCGCGGCGCGGGTTTCGCCTCGGTGCAGGGACACCTCGAGTCCATCCTGTCCCGTGACGGGATGCGGACCCTGGAGCGCCTCATCTCCGCCGCGCTGGGAGCGCCGGTCGCCTGAGTCTCAGATCAGCGACAGCGGGTTGATCAGATCGGCGAGGATCAGCACGCCGCCCATGACCGCGAGCGCCGCCACGACGACGAACGTCAGCGGGACGAGCTTGGTCGCGTCCACGGGTCGGGGTGCGGGGCGGCGCGCGATGCGCGCCCACCACCTCTTGATGCCGTCCCAGAGGGCGACGACGACGTGACCGCCATCGAGCGGCAGCAAGGGCACGAGGTTGAAGACGAACAGCGCGATGTTGAGCGAACCCAGCAGCCCGACGATCCCCGCGACGCGATTGACGATCGGAGAGGATGACGACGCCATCTCCCCGGCGATCACCCCCGCACCCACGACGCTCAGCGGGCCGTTCGGATCGCGCTCCGCGCCCGTGACGAGCGTCGATGCCGTCTCGGCCACCATCACCGGCAGCTTGACGATTATGCCGGCGACCGCGCCCACGTTCTCGATCGCCGCCTGGGGTCCCGCCCACAGCGGCTGTGCGACCAACGCGCCGGTGGGTCGCACACCGATGAAGCCGATCTCCGAGTTCGGGTCGTCCGTCTTGGGGACGGCTGCGGGCGTGATCGTCACGGTGCGCTGCGTGCCGTCCCGGTCGATGACGAAGTTCATCGCCCGGCCCGGCGAAGCCTGGATGAGCGCGGTCGCTTCGGCGAAGTCGGCCACCGTCTGACCGTCGATCGAGACGATGGTGTCTCCCGGTTCGAGGCCGGCCTGGGCGGCCGGCGCCGTTGAGGATGCGCACTCCTGGGACGTGGAGGACGCCGGCACGCACTCGCTGAGCGAGGACACGGTCGTCGTCGCCGTCTGTACGCCGAATCCGCTGAAGAGGATCGTGAAGAGCACGATCGCCAGCAGCAGGTTCATGAAGGGCCCGCCCAGCATGATGATGACCCGCTTGTAGACGGGGAGCCGGTGGAAGGTGCGCTCCTCGGCGCCGATCAGCGTCTCTGCGTTGGCCTCGCGCGCATCCTGCACGAGCGTGCGGAAGAAGCGGGACGAGACCCGTCTCCGAGCCGCGCGACCGGGAGCCGCCCCGGCGTCCGTCGCATCCTCGTCCACGGCGGGCGCGGGCGGATACATACCGGCCATGGAGATGTAGCCGCCCAGCGGCAGCAGCTTGACGCCGTACTCCGTCTCGCCGCGGCGGCGCGAGAACAGCGTCGGGCCGAAGCCGATCATGTACTGACCGACGCGCACACCGAATGCCTTGGCGGGTACGAGATGACCGATTTCGTGGAGGGCGATCGAGACGGCGAGGCCGACGATGAGCACCACGACACCGATCACGAAGGCGAGGATCGTCACCGCACCACCGTAGCGGCGACGGCTTTGAACGAGCCGTGCACGGCCCCGACGAGCCACGAGTGCGGATCGTGTCTGATTGAATGGAGGGCCATGTCATCGCCCGCGAATCTCCCCCCGGTCCTGCGCCCAGAGAACCCTCCGACGCGGGCCCTGGGCGACCTCGCGAACCGCTTCGGAGCAGAGGTCCGCGGCGATGCGCGGGGCGTCTCGCTGCACGGGATCACGCTCGCAACCGCCGACCTCCGCCCGGGCGAGGCGTTCGTCGCCCTCCGTGGCGTGAACCGCCACGGCGCGGAGTTCGCGGCCCAGGCGATCGAACGCGGCGCGGTCGCGATCATCACGGATGCGGCGGGCGCCGATCTCATCGGCACACCCGCCGTCCCTGTGCTCGTCCTCGACAACCCGCGGGCGCGGATGGGCGAGCTGTCCGCGTGGGTCTACGGCACGGGCGTCGACGACGACCTCCCGCTCCTGTTCGCCACCACGGGCACCAACGGCAAGACGAGCGTCTCCCACCTCCTCGAAGGCATGCTGTCGCAGCTCGGTGTCGTCACCGGACTGTCCTCCACCGCCGAGCGCCACATCGCGGGCCAGGTGATCGTCTCGCGCCTGACGACACCCGAGGCGTCGGAGTTCCACGCGCTCCTCGCGCTCATGCGCGAGCGGGGCGTCGAGGCGGTCGCGGTCGAGGTGAGCGCGCAGGCGCTCAGCCGCCACCGCGTGGACGGGATCGTCTTCGACGTCGCAGCCTTCACGAACCTCACCCACGACCACCTCGACGACTACGCCGACATGCAGGAGTACCTCGAGGCGAAGCTCCCGCTGTTCCGCCCCGACCGCGCCCGTCGCGCCGTCATCTCGCTCGACTCGGCCGCGGCGTCCGAGGTCGTGGCACGGTGCGAGATCCCCTTCACGACCATCGCGACGCCCGACATCGCCGCGGACGCCGAGCTCGCCGAGACAGCTCAGTGGCGCGTCGAGATCATCGACGAGCGCCAGGAAGGCACGCGGTTCGCGCTGCACGGCCCTGCCGGCGAGCGCCTCGAGACGGTGGTGCCCGTCATCGGTCGCCACATGGCGGCCAACGCGGCACTCGCGATCGTCATGATGCACGAGGGCGGCTATCCGTGGCAGCGTCTCGTGGACACGTTGGACGGCTCACGCATCGACGCCTACCTGCCGGGTCGCACCGAGCGGGTTTCGGGTGATGCCGGCCCCGCCGTCTACGTGGACTTCGGGCATTCGCCCGACGCCTTCGAGAAGACCCTCGCCGCCGTCCGTCGCGTCACCCCCGGCCGCGTGCTGATGCTGTTCGGCGCCGACGGTGACCGCGACACCACGAAGCGCCACGACATGGGGCGCACCGGCGTCGAGGGCAGCGACATCCTCGTCATCACCGACCATCATCCGCGCTTCGAGGAACCGACCTCGATCCGGGCGACCCTCATCGAGGGGGCTCGCCGCGCGCGTCCGGATGCCGAGATCCACGAGTTCTCACCGCCCGAGCGCGCCATCGTCGAGGCCGTCGCTCTGGTCGGCGAGGGTGACGCGATCCTCTGGGCCGGACCCGGTCACCAGGATTACCGCGACATCCGCGGGCAGCGCACGCCGTACTCCGCCCGCGAGCTCGCCCGCCGTGCGCTGCGGGACGCCGGGTGGCCGGTTCCCGAGCCGCGCTGGCCCGTTCCCTACGGGGACTGAACCCGCATCCGTCCGCTCCGCGGCGACTCCTGCCGAGCGCGGGACCTTGGTCCCTGGCGCGCCCGAAACCTTGTTGTTCCCACACAAGGAAGTCAGTGGTCTGACCTCTCTGATTATTCACGGCGTGCACGCTCCGAACACCGCCGCAGCCCGGGTCTAGCGTGACAACAGGCCCGCCGGGCGGGCGCCCGACGACGAGCACCACCCCGACGCGACCGGCCCCACGAGGACAAGGAAGCGACATCATGAGCATCGTCACCCCCGCAGGAGTATCCCGCGACGCACAGGACGCCCAACCGCAGGCCTGGGACGGCTTCACGGCCGGCCCGTGGCAGGACGGCGTGGACGTGCGCGACTTCATCCAGCGCAATTACACCCCGTACACCGGCGACGGCTCCTTCCTCGCCGGTCCCACCGAGCGGACGACGCGGGTGTGGAACACGCTGGCCGCCATGTTCCCCGAGGAGCGCGAGCGTGGCGTCTACGACATCGACCCCTACACGCCCGCCGCGATCACCGCCCACCAGCCCGGCTACATCGCGAAGGACGACGAGCTGATCGTCGGGCTGCAGACCGATGCGCCTCTCAAGCGCGCCATCATGCCGAACGGCGGATGGCGGATGGTCGAGGGCGCCCTCAAGACCTACGGCTACGAGGTCGACGAGACCCTCAAGGCGATCTACACGCAGTACCGCAAGACCCACAACGAGGGCGTCTTCGACGTGTACTCCCCCTCGGTGCGCGCCGCTCGCCGGTCGCACATCATCACGGGCCTGCCCGACGCCTACGGCCGCGGCCGTATCATCGGCGACTACCGCCGCGTGGCGCTCTACGGTGTCGACGCGCTCATCGCCGCGAAGAAGATCGACAAGCTCGGCCTGGACACGACACCGTTCACGGAGGACGTCGTGCGCGCCCGCGAAGAGCACGCCGAACAGATCCGCGCCCTGGGCGAGTTGAAGCAGATGGCAGCCTCCTACGGCTATGACATCTCCGGGCCCGCCACGACCGCCCGCGAGGCCGTCCAGTGGCTCTACTTCGCCTACCTCGGTTCGGTAAAGGAGCAGAACGGCGCGGCGATGTCGCTCGGTCGCACCTCGACGTTCCTCGACGTGTTCGTCCAGCGCGACCTCGAGCGGGGGCTGCTCACCGAGAGCGAAGCACAGGAGATCGTCGACGACTTCGTCATCAAGCTGCGGATCGTGCGGTTCCTTCGCACTCCCGAGTACGACCAGCTGTTCTCCGGCGACCCGACCTGGGTGACCGAGACGATCGGCGGCGTCGGCGAGGACGGTCGTCCGCTGGTGACGCGCACCTCGTTCCGCTACCTGCAGACGCTCTACAACCTGGGTCCCGCACCCGAGCCGAACATGACCGTGTTCTGGAGCGAGCAGCTGCCGGAGGGCTTCAAGAACTTCTGCGCGCAGGTCTCGATCGACACCTCGGCCGTCCAGTACGAGTCGGATGACCTCATCCGCGCCCAGTGGGGCGACGACGCGGCCATCGCGTGCTGCGTGTCCCCGATGCGGGTGGGCAAGCAGATGCAGTTCTTCGGCGCCCGCGTGAACCTCGCCAAGACGCTCCTGTACGCCATCAACGGCGGACGCGACGAGGTCACGGGCGAGCAGATCGCTCCCGAGGAGACGCCCGTCGGCGACGGCCCCCTCGACTACGCCGATGTGGACGCACGCTTCGACAGGATGATGGACTGGCTCGCCGCGACCTACGTGGAGGCACTGAACTGCATCCACTGGTCGCACGACAAGTACGCGTACGAGCGTCTCGAGATGGCGCTTCACGACAAGGACGTGCTGCGCACGATGGCCTTCGGCATCGCCGGGCTCTCGGTCGCCGCGGACTCCCTCTCCGCCATCAAGTACGCCACCGTCACTCCGATCCGCGACGAGCGCGGCATCGTCGTCGACTACCGCACCGAGGGCGTCTTCCCCGCCTACGGCAACGACGACGACCGGGCGGACGCGATCGCCGTCGAGCTCGTCGAACGGTTCATGGCGAAGCTTCGCCGTCACCCGATGTACCGCAACGCGCTGCCGACGCAGTCCGTGCTGACGATCACCTCGAACGTCGTCTACGGCAAGGCCACGGGGAACACCCCCGACGGACGCCGGGCCGGCGAGCCGTTCGCACCGGGCGCCAACCCGATGAACGGACGCGACACGCACGGGATGCTGGCCTCGGCCCTCTCGGTCGCGAAGGTGCCGTACACGGAGGCACAGGACGGGATCTCGCTCACCAACACGATCGTGCCGGCCGGCCTCGGCCGCACAGCCGATGAGCGTTCGCGCAACCTGGCGGGCCTGCTGGACGCGTACTTCAGCTCCAACGGGT contains the following coding sequences:
- a CDS encoding chorismate-binding protein, with product MDNAASLLSDLTASTAPFALIARDAHTVEVLTGDVVDVELLADIPLHDADGTPREVLALVPYRQVRERGFVCHDDGAPLRCLVVTDHRSLPRDEVLAALPTAPIPLEDAGFDMSDETYADIVRTVIADEIGRGEGANFVIRRDFTASVAADPRVTALTWFRALLEHERGAYWTFAVVTDGHVAVGASPEAHVSAQGGIVTMNPISGTFRHPDTGATVETLAEFLESTKETEELFMVVDEELKMMSAVCSDGGRITGPHLKEMSRLTHTEYMLRGSSRLDPRTILRETMFAPTVTGSPMQNACTVIARHETEPRGYYSGVAALFTPTTDAAGTGHDLDAPILIRTAYLVDGRLRVPVGATLVRHSDPDGEVGETHGKAAGVLGAIGAVPRTRVADPDAPAAARPLADDPGISALLASRNARLAAFWLNPQSGSSDGPFAGRTAVVVDAEDRFTTMLAHQLRHLGLETTIVDWSVAETAALDAADLVIAGPGPGDPRDDDSDRIRRMREIVGARVDAGRPLLAVCLSHQILADRLGIALAPLARPHQGLQLEVDVFGEPASIGFYNTFTARVTPGTSVVGEVEVSADLVSGDVYALRGAGFASVQGHLESILSRDGMRTLERLISAALGAPVA
- a CDS encoding Mur ligase family protein yields the protein MSSPANLPPVLRPENPPTRALGDLANRFGAEVRGDARGVSLHGITLATADLRPGEAFVALRGVNRHGAEFAAQAIERGAVAIITDAAGADLIGTPAVPVLVLDNPRARMGELSAWVYGTGVDDDLPLLFATTGTNGKTSVSHLLEGMLSQLGVVTGLSSTAERHIAGQVIVSRLTTPEASEFHALLALMRERGVEAVAVEVSAQALSRHRVDGIVFDVAAFTNLTHDHLDDYADMQEYLEAKLPLFRPDRARRAVISLDSAAASEVVARCEIPFTTIATPDIAADAELAETAQWRVEIIDERQEGTRFALHGPAGERLETVVPVIGRHMAANAALAIVMMHEGGYPWQRLVDTLDGSRIDAYLPGRTERVSGDAGPAVYVDFGHSPDAFEKTLAAVRRVTPGRVLMLFGADGDRDTTKRHDMGRTGVEGSDILVITDHHPRFEEPTSIRATLIEGARRARPDAEIHEFSPPERAIVEAVALVGEGDAILWAGPGHQDYRDIRGQRTPYSARELARRALRDAGWPVPEPRWPVPYGD
- the ispG gene encoding flavodoxin-dependent (E)-4-hydroxy-3-methylbut-2-enyl-diphosphate synthase — encoded protein: MPRVPEILAPRRKSRQIRVGKVLVGGDAPISVQSMTTTKTTDINATLQQIAELTASGCEIVRVAVPSQDDADVLHIIAKKSQIPVIADIHFQPKYVFQAIDAGCAAVRVNPGNIRQFDDKVGEIAKAASAAGVSLRIGVNAGSLDKRLLEKYGKATPEALMESAVWEASLFEEHDFHDFKISVKHNDPVVMVKAYRLLAERGDWPLHLGVTEAGPAFQGTIKSATAFGILLSEGIGDTIRVSLSAPPAEEVKVGHQILQSLNLRERKLEIVSCPSCGRAQVDVYTLADDVTEGLKDMTVPLRVAVMGCVVNGPGEARDADLGVASGNGKGQIFVKGEVVKTVPESEIVATLIAEANRIAAEMGPDAPLGTAQVVTA
- a CDS encoding RIP metalloprotease, translating into MTILAFVIGVVVLIVGLAVSIALHEIGHLVPAKAFGVRVGQYMIGFGPTLFSRRRGETEYGVKLLPLGGYISMAGMYPPAPAVDEDATDAGAAPGRAARRRVSSRFFRTLVQDAREANAETLIGAEERTFHRLPVYKRVIIMLGGPFMNLLLAIVLFTILFSGFGVQTATTTVSSLSECVPASSTSQECASSTAPAAQAGLEPGDTIVSIDGQTVADFAEATALIQASPGRAMNFVIDRDGTQRTVTITPAAVPKTDDPNSEIGFIGVRPTGALVAQPLWAGPQAAIENVGAVAGIIVKLPVMVAETASTLVTGAERDPNGPLSVVGAGVIAGEMASSSSPIVNRVAGIVGLLGSLNIALFVFNLVPLLPLDGGHVVVALWDGIKRWWARIARRPAPRPVDATKLVPLTFVVVAALAVMGGVLILADLINPLSLI
- the pflB gene encoding formate C-acetyltransferase, encoding MSIVTPAGVSRDAQDAQPQAWDGFTAGPWQDGVDVRDFIQRNYTPYTGDGSFLAGPTERTTRVWNTLAAMFPEERERGVYDIDPYTPAAITAHQPGYIAKDDELIVGLQTDAPLKRAIMPNGGWRMVEGALKTYGYEVDETLKAIYTQYRKTHNEGVFDVYSPSVRAARRSHIITGLPDAYGRGRIIGDYRRVALYGVDALIAAKKIDKLGLDTTPFTEDVVRAREEHAEQIRALGELKQMAASYGYDISGPATTAREAVQWLYFAYLGSVKEQNGAAMSLGRTSTFLDVFVQRDLERGLLTESEAQEIVDDFVIKLRIVRFLRTPEYDQLFSGDPTWVTETIGGVGEDGRPLVTRTSFRYLQTLYNLGPAPEPNMTVFWSEQLPEGFKNFCAQVSIDTSAVQYESDDLIRAQWGDDAAIACCVSPMRVGKQMQFFGARVNLAKTLLYAINGGRDEVTGEQIAPEETPVGDGPLDYADVDARFDRMMDWLAATYVEALNCIHWSHDKYAYERLEMALHDKDVLRTMAFGIAGLSVAADSLSAIKYATVTPIRDERGIVVDYRTEGVFPAYGNDDDRADAIAVELVERFMAKLRRHPMYRNALPTQSVLTITSNVVYGKATGNTPDGRRAGEPFAPGANPMNGRDTHGMLASALSVAKVPYTEAQDGISLTNTIVPAGLGRTADERSRNLAGLLDAYFSSNGYHMNVNVLNRETLLDAMENPEAYPQLTIRVSGYAVNFVRLTREQQLDVLSRTFHGGM